From the Drosophila simulans strain w501 chromosome 2L, Prin_Dsim_3.1, whole genome shotgun sequence genome, the window CCTTCGCATCAGTCTGTCAGCCAGTCAGTTATACGGGGCCGGAAAAAGGGGTCGTTAGGTGGGAAAATGCCGATGGAAAAGCCTTCGAGTGGAGGGACCCTTTTCTCGTTTAcgggaaattaattaatgtggCAACATGATTTAGTACTTCCCAGGTAAATAGGCGTTCCATAAATGTTAAAGGATTATTAGCTGACGGcacacgtggcgtatgcgtaatttgcTGTCGTCAACGTGccaactttttgcttttctcttTCGCTCCCTTTTTGGCACATCCGCTCGCACATTTTTGAAGGCAACTTGAATTTCTGATGAATTGTTTATCTTCAAAAATGTACACAAAAACCAAGGGGCGTAATTAATTAGCCGGAAAATTACTCCCAATTCGGGTAACATTAgctaatgttgttgttgccaactTTGGTATTACACATTTAAGGGGTGGGTAAAGTGTGTGAAGTGATTACTCAGTCGCTTTGCTAATTAAGCCGCACTTGAATGGCTGAAGGGCAGATCCTACCTACATAGAACTGACCGAAGTTATGAGCCGAATTCAATGGGATACTTTGTGGGCTAGCGGCTTGGGTGAGGGTACCAGCACTCTCTGCAAATATGGCTTCTAGCATAAAGGACGAAAGATATTTAGCCAAAATTAAGCCGCATTAAGATTTCCATTTTGTCTATGGCTCAATGATATCCCTTTCAATTATTTGAATCAATTATTATGTAACTCGTGTAATGTTTAATTATAACCTTATGCCTGTAATGCCTCAACTTAGGCTCATCATCCAAGTTATGCGTTCAACTGACTTGGAACTGCGCTCATGTGGCTCAATCAGCACGGAATTTAATCCCAAATTTATGATGCACTGTTAAAACCCGGAGCATGATGCACTTGTAATCAGTtcaaatgtattattttcttctttcttttttgtgtaatttttggGTTATGCAggattttgtattttttttaagtttttaatgttCCTGAAGCAAATGCATCGATAAAACCTGCATTCTTTTTGCTTAAATCTAATCAGCTATAATTTAATGattcgaaatttcatttttcagtGCACGTAGTGTACAAGAATCCTTGACGAAGACACTCGCAGAGGCAAAATCCAGCTAGTGCGATGGCGGCGCActccatttaatttatggctcGCAGCAATGCGCCTGTCAAAATAtgagtgtctgtgtgtgcagTACTTGAGCTTGAGCGGCAATTTGTATGGCTCAGAGCTGAGGAAAAAGCACTGGTACACAGCTACATGTGTATCGCTCAGCTGCAGAATCCGGCTAGACTAAGCCAGtagcagtgccagtgccagtgccagtgccaggGCACCCGACTCATTACaatcatcctcatcctcatcatcatcatcgccatcctCCTCATCAGGACAGGCGTCTCTGTCAAATTGCTTAAATTTGGGGATGGATTTTTAGAGTGGAGCTGGGGAGGGGAACATTCGGCTCCATAAGTTGCGAGGCGGCAGCAACTTTTCGCGGGCTGTTAAATTGAAGCATAATTCCgactgcagttgcagctgctaTGAAATATGGCCAAAGCCAACGCATGTGGCAAGCATATGAAATTCGCAACAGCGCTCCAGACAAACGAAGCCAAgcaaaaatgttgtatttatgcaaaaagcggaatgaaaaatatttttttcgcaGCCTTGACGTGCAACTGCGCCAAGACTCTCTGCCTGAGTTGTAAAATGAAAACGGACGGAGAACAGTacaaaacaagaataaaaaaaaaaacaaggaagggaaaaaaataaataagagcaGCCCCAGAGAAGAAAAAGGCAAATTGCAATACATCAAATGAGTCGTGGCTATGGGGAAAAATGGGGGCTTAGTCGGGGTATGACAACTGCGACGGCTGCAGCCCTGACTTTATGATAAGAAACCAGAAAACAGACGAGCTCCGGAGTGGCAGGAAAAGATGGGGCACGAAAATGCACAGCGTTTCCAGATAGATGATGCATTCAAACAAAGTGCCGCTTGGCAAATTTATGCTTAAAATCGCTGATGCATCACTGTTTCTGTTTAAAGGGCTTGCCGAAACGTAGGGACGCAGTCAAGGACTACTCACATTTCACCCGCAGTGGCAACTGATTGCTGACCGTCTCGCCCTCGTCGTTTATGGCACTGCACGCATAGTTCCCGGCGTAGTGCTTCGTAATCTTCTGGAGTACCAGGCTCTGATTCGAGCGAATGACACGGGCGGATGTATTGTGCTCCAGATGAATACCCTGAAATTAAATGGATACATTATGTTGAACGAAAATGGTAAAAGATAGTTAATTGGTTAAATCAATAACATGGCGATGGTTATAAATGGTctctaaattggatttctaTAGTATTTCCTagataaaataatagcacaaAGTAATtaacacttttgaacaatatcTTATAAGATATTTAAGAGTCTGTTGTTAGAACTCCGAAATCTCTAAGTCTATTAGCAAAACTGAACTAATACAGCAATGGATTATTCAGCCATAGTGCTGCCCAACAATAATCCGTTCTAAAGCCACTCGGGttcgaatttcaatttgccaaaatcCGCTAAGCGCAtccgaaaggcaaaaattcCCCACACACTCGTGCAAAACACACTTCCTCCCCCAGTGGAGAGGAAGTGGGATGTTGGCCATAGTTTGCGGACTGTGGGATGGGAACTTGGCCTGAGTGATTGCCAAGCGACTGCGGATTGCAGTTGAGCGACGGCAAAATCAATGCCGCAAATCCCAAAACTATTTTACCCAAAATGGCACCACCCCACCTACAGCCCACAACCCATACCGGGCCAAAGAAACCACTAGAATGGAAATGAGCAAATGCAGATCCATGCATCAGGACATCGTCGTCGGCGGCCGCCACTgacggaggagcagccaccTCAACGCATACGCAACCTGCCATGTTATTGGCACTTAACCAGAACCGAATGCAAGGAGCCAGCCAAGCAGACGCCTTTCAGGGATGCCAACCGGTGGCTGTGGATTGAGCCGGATCCGAATGGATGGGTCCCCGGGTCGGTATGACTGCCCGGCTCACTCCTGGCCAACTCGAACACACTGCGACCTACATTATGCAACCACAACAGTTTCCGCCATTGAGGATTCGATTGTACGTGACACTCGAAGTAAACATCGTCGCCTTCCTTGATATCATCCGGTGTCAAAGTTGAGCCCAAGCGTAACGTCACCAAGGGAGGATCTGCAAAGAGGAGCAAAGAAGGAAGACAATTAGCCACTGGAAATCCAATAATAACCTAAGATGGTAATCTAGAACTATACTGCGAACACTTAAATACACTTTCTATACACTTTTTGGTATAGAACAACTACTTTAAGCTACTTTATAATgctattaaatacttttaaatataaaggaCCTGATGTAACAATCGTCcttgaaatattttgtcagcacttatatttattttctgcatGGGACATGTTATTAAATGTATAGCCTTAGAAAGGCTAAAAGAAAATccgaaataaaatgtaaaaaggCCTATTAACTCAATGTCTTAAAACCAAAATCTTTTCGATTATTCATGCCCCGAAGTTGTTGTGCCATACTTTTTCCGGCTTTGCAACTGTCTTGTCATCGCCCGCACATTGTCATGATCAAGcttatttaatagtttttgcaAATATGAGCGATTTAGAGCAATAACTGGAACAAAGTGAAGCATCAGCCAAGAGTTATGAGGACATGGCAACGACATCCCGCCCATCGACCGCTGTTTGCCAACATGTGTTGCCGCTTAAGTCGTTTGAATTTGCTTAACGAGCCACAAACTTTGCGACAAACAGAGACCAGAAGCGGCAAGAACCCAGACCCAGCCAAGGAGACCTAGTACCATGACTGGAACTGGGACCCGGACCAAGACTACGAAGAGGACCTGGAACTGGGACAGAAATAGGAGCAGGATCGGGAAAAAGGGGACGCACGTGCCAACCTTAATATTGTTGAGTTATTGGCGGCCAAAACCAAACGTCGACAGTCAAGAGTTGGGCAAAACGGAACCCAAGACCAGACCAAACCAAACAccaagccaaagccaaaaagttCCCTTCCGCCTTCGCCTGGAAACTTTAGAATGGcctggaaaacttttgcccagcCGGGGTGGTGTTTCCCCGCCGCCCACTTCTGTAGTCCCCTCGTTTCTCAGCGTCTGCCAATCAGGCAAAGTGCCCAAAGGGCTGTGAAAACTCTTTCGCTGGAAAAGTCGCGTCGCGCATTTCCGCACACATGTTGCAGGCCATTTTTGTGATTATCATTTACCGTTCCACCACGGATACCCTTGCCCCCATGACCCTTGCCCCGTAATCTCCCGACAAACTCGTTTCTTTGGCCCAAAACGACCATCGATCGATGGCGGAGCGGAAGTCAACGGTTGCTCAGAATTTATGTGCCATCGTGGGCTGTTGTATTATGCCAACTGACACACGGGATTTGCCAGGGCTGCAAATATTAAAGATGTTTTGGCAACGTAAGACATTAAACTTTTTCTACGATATTTAAATTGGTTGCAGCAATTCAATCAATTGAGCactcataaataataataagcacaTTCTTTTGGGCCAAGcacattttgcaaatatgtttttgaatcatactattattaaaatttgaaaaaaaaaaatactaaacaACTCTTTTATATCCTAAAAATGGAATTTGCTGCCCTATTAATCAACTTAATAGGCTATGCGAAATTGGGCAACACTATACTCGCATGAAATAGCAAAATTTTCCTCAGTCGATGAGTTTGCTTTCCCCAGTACAAATCGGCAATTCTAATTATAAAtccaaaaaagtgaaaaactaaaaaccaatAAGTTTTCTTAAATCTGTGAACGTGAAATTAGCGAAATGCCGTATAAAAGAAGGGCAGCTAGTGCCCGAGCAGCAGCTAAACCTCGAGAGAGCGAAGAGGTCCATGTCAACAAAAGGCCATATTCACGTTCCAGTGCCACAACATCGAAGGTCTCGAGCGAAACCATCAATCGCGACGTTTCACATCCAACCAGAGGTAAGAAATGTGAAACCAATCTGAATTCCAAAAATGTTTCGCAAAAAGGGCAAAAGTCACAGCTTATGACAGAAAGCGCTGGAAAATTTGATCCGGAGCCAAAGGGAAAACGGCGGGCTAAATCCTGTGGTTTCAAGTCCCTACTTTCGGATGAGTTAGCGAGCCCACGTGATTCAGATAATTATGCCAGGCAACTTCACCAGGCAACTGCACCAGCACGTGAAACTTCATGGCCAAGTCGTTCTAGATCAAGGCGTAGATGTACACAAAAGaatgaaaatgtaattgaTTCCAATGAACCGGATCAAAATACAACTTTTAATCAACCGGAAGTTTCTTCCAATATAGTTTTGGAAAAACATAACCAGAGGACTTCAACGtctaaagaaaataaaaataaagccagGAGCCAGAAAGAAAGCTATATTCCACCGCAATCGGACAATAAAGCTTTAAACATAGACCAAATAGGTAAAAATGACTGGACTACGAAGTTGCCTGAGCCCATTCCAAGAAATAAATCGAAGAAGAATTTGTATTCAAAGTCCAGCGATTTAGCCGAGGCGGAAgaacaaacatatttaaaacGTCAGTCTGAGAAGAATTATTATTCAGGTTACCATTCGGAAGAGACATATACCACGCCGGCTAAATGTTCTAACGCTCAAATCAACTCAATACCATATCTGGACTATGGTACTACGTACGGCCAGGCTCAGAATTTAGACGTGTCCGAAAACGCCAACATAACACAAAAGCCGAATCCAGATTTAACATCGCGTTATCATCAATTTAAAAAGCCAGAGTCTCCACAGCCCATGAACTTCGACCATCAGAAGGAAATGCATATAAGAAACGAACATCAATATAATCCCGATCGTACTCCTAGTTTTTTAGAAATGCTTTCTCAAGCCGAAGTTAAAAAAGAAAGTAATCAAGGCGCTAAAAAGCCAACGAGTAATAAAGTATCTAACGTTTCTCAATATCTGATCGATCTCGGGTTTACTAGCGGAAACGACGATAACAGCAGCAATGATGGTAACGAGGAGCAAGACGATATTGATAGGCGCCTGAATGCTGATATGGAATCTTTATTTGCAACTGATGAGCTGGCAcgtccacctccacctccactaGCAAAGATTCCAACAAAGAGGAAGGCAGCTGAAAGATCAAATTCTCGGCTATTGGATCCCAAGAAAATGGAAGCTGATATGGATGCACGCCTCCAGGCGGAACTGGATTCTCTACCCGTGGTAGCAGTATCAGCTGACGAGACGAAAGAAACCCCAAAGGAACCATTAGGTAAAACTCACCATCACATATCAGTACCTACAATCAAGAACTTGTCGGAGAATAAAGCTTTTCCGAAACCGAATCTGGTATGCATTCCTCCACAACCAGCTATTCCTCCGCAACCAGCCATTCCTCCAGCACCAACcacttttatggccaacaaagCCATGGAGACAGGAATATCTAGCGTTGTTCAGATGGCAAATAATCCGCTTGCTTCAACTCAGCATCACGCCTTGCCACAAGTGCCGCGACTTAATGTTGGTCAGGGTGACGATGTATCCGTTAAATTTACCACTGGTGCGGATGGACTAATTACCAATGTGCAGTTGGTGCCATCAACGATGGCAATGGGTCAGCCAACAGTGAAGGCCACCCAATTAGAGAGTTTTACGGCCCAGCAACTGAATAAGTTATTACAGAGTGGGCAGCCCTACCTGTCCTTGCCCATGACTGACTCTGGAGTTCCAGGTGCCGTGCTACAGGATACGTTAAAGACCAAAGATGCACCTGAACAAGCGGTCGAAGATGAGGAGGTCGACTATGAGGAAATAGGAGTGGCCGACACCTTTGCAGCTTACTGGCCCAGCAAACTGAAGTTTGGAAGGGCCCATCCCGATCCCGTGGTGGAAACGGCCACTCTGTCCTCCGTTGAGCTGCCCAATATAACCTATGAGTTGGCCCTGCCCCAGAAGACCACCGAATGTTTGAGTGCCCTGCAGCTGGAGGCAGTGGTCTATGCCTGTCAGGCTCACGAGCAGCTCCTGCCAACCGGAGAACGAGCTGGATTTCTGCTGGGCGATGGGGCTGGTGTGGGCAAAGGTCGCACCATTGCCGGCATTATTTTCGAAAACTACGTGAAAGGCCGGAAGCGTGCCCTTTGGGTCTCAGTCTCCAGTGACCTCAAGTTCGATGCAGAGCGGGATCTAGCCGATATAGGAGCCCACGAAAAGATCCGTGTAGCGACAATCAATAAGTTTAAATACAGCGCCATTGATTCCAAAGAAAATGAAACCTTCAAGCGCGGCGTGATATTTTGCACTTACACAGCTTTAATTGGAGAATCAATGACGACCAACTCGAAGTACAAGACTCGTTTCCGCCAGTTGACCAATTGGCTTGGCAGAAATTTCGAAGGAGTGATCGTCTTCGATGAGTGCCACAAGGCCAAGAACCTAAGCCTGATGAATGTGGGTAAGTCCACCAGGACGGGAACGACTGTTCTGAATCTGCAGAGAATGTTGCCAAACGCCAGAGTGGTGTATGCTTCAGCCACGGGAGCAAGTGAGCCCCGGAATATGGCCTATATGACCAGATTGGGCCTGTGGGGTACAGGTACAGCTTATCCAGAATTCTACGAATTTGTTAACGCCGTGGAGAAGCGCGGCATAGGAGCCATGGAAATCGTGGCCATGGATATGAAGCTAAGAGGTACTTACATAGCTCGTCAACTGAGCTTCAAGGATGTGAGCTTTCGTATCGAGGAGGTGAACATGTCGAAGGAATTTCGCAAGAGCTATAATTTGTCTGCCGAACTCTGGGCCGAAATAAACAAGAAGTTCCAGAAGGCCTGTCGCCTAATGTGCGTCGAGAATAGGGTGCAGAAGATTATAACCT encodes:
- the LOC6732376 gene encoding protein strawberry notch homolog 1, with translation MPYKRRAASARAAAKPRESEEVHVNKRPYSRSSATTSKVSSETINRDVSHPTRGKKCETNLNSKNVSQKGQKSQLMTESAGKFDPEPKGKRRAKSCGFKSLLSDELASPRDSDNYARQLHQATAPARETSWPSRSRSRRRCTQKNENVIDSNEPDQNTTFNQPEVSSNIVLEKHNQRTSTSKENKNKARSQKESYIPPQSDNKALNIDQIGKNDWTTKLPEPIPRNKSKKNLYSKSSDLAEAEEQTYLKRQSEKNYYSGYHSEETYTTPAKCSNAQINSIPYLDYGTTYGQAQNLDVSENANITQKPNPDLTSRYHQFKKPESPQPMNFDHQKEMHIRNEHQYNPDRTPSFLEMLSQAEVKKESNQGAKKPTSNKVSNVSQYLIDLGFTSGNDDNSSNDGNEEQDDIDRRLNADMESLFATDELARPPPPPLAKIPTKRKAAERSNSRLLDPKKMEADMDARLQAELDSLPVVAVSADETKETPKEPLGKTHHHISVPTIKNLSENKAFPKPNLVCIPPQPAIPPQPAIPPAPTTFMANKAMETGISSVVQMANNPLASTQHHALPQVPRLNVGQGDDVSVKFTTGADGLITNVQLVPSTMAMGQPTVKATQLESFTAQQLNKLLQSGQPYLSLPMTDSGVPGAVLQDTLKTKDAPEQAVEDEEVDYEEIGVADTFAAYWPSKLKFGRAHPDPVVETATLSSVELPNITYELALPQKTTECLSALQLEAVVYACQAHEQLLPTGERAGFLLGDGAGVGKGRTIAGIIFENYVKGRKRALWVSVSSDLKFDAERDLADIGAHEKIRVATINKFKYSAIDSKENETFKRGVIFCTYTALIGESMTTNSKYKTRFRQLTNWLGRNFEGVIVFDECHKAKNLSLMNVGKSTRTGTTVLNLQRMLPNARVVYASATGASEPRNMAYMTRLGLWGTGTAYPEFYEFVNAVEKRGIGAMEIVAMDMKLRGTYIARQLSFKDVSFRIEEVNMSKEFRKSYNLSAELWAEINKKFQKACRLMCVENRVQKIITCQFWCAHQRFFKNLCIASKVNHVVKMTRQATRMGKAVVIGLQSTGESRTLEHLERHHGKLNSFVSTSKMIIQSFVEKHFPAPKRDSFHHLLNTGEFEPEARCRPPRQKKMKMDTEWVEDDMDAEAVESDIEMYEKNGTVAVAKPGQKRRGRPPKADKVEKITMQERILEHLRNNMMEEDNEPEPTDPLDNTKPQKTNITERDVERCINMREILLEKIDILGKKLPPNTLDKLISELGGTNLVAEMTGRRGRVVRTEYDGYKYEPRCENDSTMDLVNYREKQRFMDGSKHVAIISEAASSGISLQSDKRVSNQRRRLHITLELPWSADRAIQQFGRTHRSNQVNAPEYVFVITDLAGERRFASTVAKRLESLGALTQGDRRATDARDLSQFNIDNSIGRMALENVMQQLTSGKPLDRSQVPQSYKGNFLYDCCVAMAGVGMINVREENKVKVFTVEKDSNNISKFLNRILGCRVEVQNALFKFFLDKMYSLIMQMKRTGRFDLGILDLDAHGASVKSIKLMRFIRAHATGTAATELHTVTVERGMSFETALAIFRREGQYEHEGFYVLQKLRQNKNSSILCLQAPSNSSDVSKEKINLQIYRPNTGPQVRLETHASISSRYVKVSPEEAQTYWVQQYELCLNMCSHLYWNRPCPMPTGCEVGLRMRTYHVLSGLMLPIWDRIELIIVNSGHKIQIIRMKTDENKKIVGTVVPHAVYDDLVDDLSTDSIVESY